The Lycium ferocissimum isolate CSIRO_LF1 chromosome 8, AGI_CSIRO_Lferr_CH_V1, whole genome shotgun sequence DNA segment AAACTGATTTAAATCTAATAAATTGTGTGTTCTTGAATATGTTTCTGTAAGAAGCTAACCTTATTGTTGGAGCCAACATGGAAAATATTCAGACATGCATTTGATTTGATTGTACTTTggtttctttgtttctttctttctttatgtgtgtgtgtgacaaAAGTAGTAGGAGCAAATGGTGTCACTCTTGAACCCTAAACCCTATTTATATATGGATAGTTCAAAAAGAGTTGGAGTTGCTGACCGAGGGGAAACAAGGGGAACTTTTgtattgttcttttttttcttttcgtgtTTTCGGATATagtgggtgtgtttggtacgaccgaaaatgtttttcaagaaaatattgttttgaaaaataagtgattttttttttttttttgcgtatttagtatgaaagttgaaaaatgtcattttaaatgtatgtattaagtttttaaatttgaaatgcAACTCCGGGGAATAGGTGGGAGAGGGTTGGTGGTAGGTGGGGTAGGGGTATGTGGCGTAGGGCGGGGTGGAGTAGGTGGGGTAGGCTGGGAGTGAGGGTGGGTGAGGAGGGGGTCTAGGGGGTGGAGTAGCGTAGGTGGGGGGGTTGGGTGGATAGTGCGGATGGGTTGGGGGAACGTGTTGGTCCATTTTATTGATctgttttcttaaatttttatttgttctcttaaatttttaaggaaaatattttttttatcatccGAGAAAAATATTTAGTGCAACCAAATaaggaaaatagaaaaaaaaaattgtcataaTAAAAATCTTTTAGTATTTAGCGATTATAACACTGATATACTTGTAAAATTTGTACTCGTGAGTCCTGAATAAGAAATCTAATTTGCAATGTGTAGAAATCTCCTTGTGGTCCGGTCCTTTCCTGGATCCAGCGCATAGCAAGAGCTTAGTCCGAACTGCCCAATTTTTATTATCTTTAAATAATGTTATAGTATCACAAAAATAAAGCCGATTTGAGTAAATTTTACCTTTTATaaacaaaaaagttaaaaaatactCGCCCTTAATGTTAAAAGGTTAAATCATTTCATACTAATTTTATTTGTAGACAGTTTACTAATTCTAACTTaacatataaaattataaatggTGCAATAAATTTTCTCATAATAGAATATAACATATTTTGCTTTTCAAGGCCCTGTGGTGAAAAATCTCCAAATTCTTGCGATGTTACGGGGTGCTCCTCAAGGCTCAAAAGATGTAAAGATGATATAAGAATGtatcataatttttatttaaattcatccaaaaATGCGGCAAATACACCCTACACCCAGCTACATGGCCACTCTCATAAGCTCCCCAttaagagggtgtttggattggctcATTTTAGGTGCTAATTGGCTTTTAATCTCTTTTCTAGTTTTTATATGTTTGAGAATTTAAGCACTTACTTTTAGGCtaaaaaagtataaaataagtcaaaagctAAAAGTTGAGTATTCTCAACTTATAACTTTTAGCTTGTATACTACTTTTAAAAAGCCAATTCAAACACCTACTAATCTTGGTTCTTCTCGTTAGTTGCTTTGGTGAGGCTGCGTGGCTTAGTTCCACGTAAacacttagtaggcgtttggccatagaaacctaaaactttttcactttttttttttttttggaattttgaagttggagttgtgtttgcccatagtttttgcaaatagattttttttttgttgaaatataCTTTTTCAACAAGGTTTTGGTcgtgaaaaacaagtttttcttgtttaaaaaaaaatccggaaaaaggtgaataatttttatggccaaacgggtccttagaTTTTGCCTCTTGCTCTTTTtgtctctttttattttattttattttttatcttcatgttcaattttctcaaatattTGAAGTTATTATAATTCTTAAACCTTCCAGAGACTACAAAACCTGAGAATATCACTCAAATGATTATTAGGTCATTAATCACACAAATAGGACATGAATCTTTTCACTAAAAAAATAGCACAAGTTGGTAAAAATGCCAACTTACCAAAAATAGCATTAAAGTAACAAAAAGAGTGGCAGTTCCTATTTTTGAAACAAAAACCAAACTAACACACCCACGCTTCTCAGGCAATTCAGGTAAATTTCTCCTATCATTCTCTTTTGAATACTATGTGGTAGCTTATACGAAATAAAAATTCATGCCATGAGTGAAATCTTGAGTAGTTTCTTTGATGCTTAAGTTTGGTGAAGGTTAGGGCACTTTATAATTGTTGCTTTGATAAGAAATAGAAGATGTGCACATAAGGTGTTTGTGTTTTTGCCTAAATGAATGTGGTCAAGTATGAGTATTTCAAGCttcgattatgattattattttttttaaacaaagcATCGATTATGATTAGTAATTGGTGATTTGGGACTCAAAATTGTCTTGTTTCTTGTTCCCCCATGTGCTAAAAATGATGTTTGCTTTCTTGGTTAAAGTAATTGATGATTTGGGACTCAAAATTGTCTTGTTTCTATGATTGAGTCTTGTAAGTTTAAGGGTGAAATATTGGTTAAAGTATCTGCCCCGGAGCCAGTCTGAGGTCTTTATTTTTGGGGTTTGCTCAATTGCTTTTGAGTGAGCTTTTTTAAGATGATTTCGATGAATGAAATTGGTAATGTCCAATCCTACTCCTCGAAAAGAAGTGTAGCACGGTTGTAGCAATATAAACCCAACAAAGATTGGGGCCGATCCCTCGAGGAGTGCGTGTGGGTTAAAGTGTCCAAGAGTATGTGATTTTGGGAATTCCTTAAGTAATCCAAATAAACAAGTGATTGAGCAATTACTACTAAAGCTTGACTATTACACTAAGCTAGGGCTTTTAATAAAcattaaaatgcaagaaaaatgGAGTTGTTTTTTATAATGAGAAGGACCGGGGTTATAACCTCAATATGACATAGTTAGTTCATGAGCATAAGCATCTTGCCTAAATACTTTGAATTAGTGATTATGATCCAATTGTTAATTACCCACTAGAATTTTCCAATTCTAGCAAGCTTATCCCTAGGAGTCTTTCCAAACCCAAAAGAATGCATTAAAACTCAATTGAATATGACCCAAGTATAAATCTCCCTATTCCTAGTTTGATTTTATTAGTCAAGCTTCATTAATTCCTTAATAAGCTCAAATGGTTGCTACTTGTTAAACGGTCAATCCAGTTTCTACTTTTCCAAGTAAGAAATAGACATACAAGGGCCTAATATAGTGTTTGTAACCACCAAATTAACAATAAAGCATATAAACAAGTAGATAATAAGAAAGATAATCAAAACGCCCATGCACATTAATGCCATAAGTGTTTGCAACCCAAGCTGATTAACTTAGCTACTCAACtagaaatagaaaataaaagatgaaatgCAAGGATAAACATAATTAAAGACTAAACAAGTAAGAACATGCAAGCTCTATGGTGCAAAATCTCCAAATCCTTGCAAAGTTAGCTATTATTGCTCCTTAAGGCTCAAAAGATGCAAAGATGATATAAGAAAGTGCCCTAGTTTCTATTAAGCTTGTTCAAAAAATGTGGCCAAAACACCCCTACGCCCAACTACGTGGCCAGCGGCCACTCCCAGAAGCTCCCCATTGATCTCCATTCTTCTCCTTGGCAGCGTGGGCGGCCACACAGCCCCCTCAGATTTTGCCTCTTGCTCTTTTAGctcctttttcttctatttttggcCTTCATGGCCAATTTTCTCAGCTATTCCAATGCTTAAGCTTTACAAAGGCTCCAAAACCTGAAATTATATTATTCAAACCATTGTTAGTCCATTAATCACACAAATGGGGCATGAATTTATCACTAAAAAGTAGCACAAATTGGCAAAAACGTCAACTTATCATCCATTCAGCCACCACTCTGTTTTACTCCTCACAAAACCCTAGCTGAACACTAAACAGTTGCCTCAATTTCTCAGGTTGCCGTAAAATTCAATACAAAATCGGTGACTTCTTGTAAGTTCTGCTTAATTTCTGCTCTTTTTTCTAGATTTCCTAGTTTACTTGCCGTACACTACGTTTCGTTCTGGCAGGGGAGGAGGGGTTGTGAATGACTGAAATACCAAAAATAGAAGTTTGTCTAGCTTAGTAACTTTGTATTTATTCTGATTTCTATGATTTGAATACATTATAGTTGTAGAACGCAATAAGggaaaagaaagttagaaaaaatgaggggaaaaaaagaagCACCCATGGGTGTAGCTTAGCAGTAACTAAGACCATGGGATCGTGGTTTGAATCCtcgagataaaaaaaaaaaatagttaatttcTTCCTATCCGTCTAAACTTTAGTGGCTGAGTGGTAATTGTACTGGTAGGAGGATACACTATCCAATGAACGAATCAAGGTGGCCAGAACACCACTATTCCACTATTATTGAAAAGAGTAAAAAAttaggaagaagaaaaagaacagAGGAATGGTCGAAGGAAGGAGGGAAGGAAAAAAACGCAGAAAAGATCTCCCACTTTCTGTTTGTTTCACCATGCTTCATCAGTCTATAATCGCTTTTTAAACTCTAAGAAGGGAAATTAGGTTCTAATGGGACTTTTATCTGTCTCCGGATGCTTGAGTCtcatttcttaattttttctaGTTTATCTTTGATGGGATGCTTAAGTTTTTTCTTGCACATTTTATCTTGTAACAGGATTGAAATGGACACTATTAAACAAGAGAAAGTAAGGAGATTTGAGGAGTTCGTTGATCGCCGTCTGAAACCAGATCTTGTTCACGCAATTGCTCAACGGTTGTAACAAATATATCATTATAGTTACTTCAGTTTGCCTGAATTCGTATTCTATTATATGTATCTCTATTTGTTTTGTGGACTTCTTTTCTTCACCATTTACTGTTCCCTATCCTTGAATGACAAAAATGTTTTTGAGCTTTAACACTTTTCTTACTAATGGGAAATGGATCTTTGATGACCTATAGTTAAAATTATctttcaagaatattcttgttTTGTTGGTTTACTTAAACTTATTTAGCTTGCTCCTTTAAAATCATAGTAGTAAAAATTTACGGGTGGTTTTTCAAAACTTATTTGCCACATTGTATTAATGACCAAATTGTGCAGTTATAAAAATCAACTAGGTATTATTCTTGTCCTGGTGGAATTTTGGTCATCAAATTAAGGCTTCACTGCTCAATGTTGTACTAGCAAGTTTTAACATTTTACTGTATGATGAACGGCGATATCCAAACTATTGCATATGAAGTAATGGAATGGTTTAAACACAACATCGCTGATGTTGCCTATTTATGGGAAAAGATGTAAATTTTCTGCACAAATCTTATGATGACCtaacttttttcattttgttccCTTTCACTTTATGGCTGCAGGGACAAGGTCTTTGAACAACAAAAGATTTTGTATCCTTCTCATGTCATTATATCGTTACATTAAAAACATATGGTTGGATCATTCTTTCAGTCTTTTGGACTTTTAATAGTAGTTTGCAGGCATGTAGTTTGAATTGTTTAATTGCTCTTATGAACTTTATCGTTTGAATGAGGTCTGTGAAGTTTTCTTAACCTTATCTTTTTATAGCTCTGATTTAAGAAGTAATATAGAGAATTTGGAGAAGAACAGTGTAACTAATCTCAGGACGTTGGTTAATCTTGGCTCTGAAGTATACATGCAAGCTGATGTGTAAGtctttcttatctttatttaaaTGTTAGCAGAAAATTGTTGAATATGTCAAAGTATGTGATATctgcttttattttttgttttggagACTGGTAacatgtatatttgtatatatatattaaacctGCACCATAACAGTGCAGCCATACTTATAAAAACCCCACCATGCTTAGGACTACTGCTTCACAAGGAACCTATCATATCAACTAGTGATTCAGCCTCCTCTACATAgttttctttacaccaaaagttttctttacaccaaaagtgaaacaaaatgACACATTTCATCTTGATTGTCTGCACAGAACCGCATTTGTCTTCAAAAACTCTATTGATCCTCTCCTTCCAAATTATCCACTAAATAACAGCTGGAACAAGTTTCCACCATCTCTTTTGTCTAACTGCTCCCCCCTTATAGTTCCAACACAATAGCTCACAGCTGGTTGCCGGCATAGTCCAACTTAGTCCTACCACGTTCAAGAAAAGTTGCCACAATTGTATAGTGAAAGGACAATGTAGAAATAAATGAGAGTTACTTTCTCTGGCTGCATCACACAGAACACATCTAGCGCATAGATGATAACCCCTTCTCCTTAAGTTTTCCTGGGTGAGATATGCTTCTCTTGCTACCAGTCAAGAGAAACATGAAACCTTATAAGGAGCCTTAGTCTTCCAAATGAATTTCC contains these protein-coding regions:
- the LOC132067903 gene encoding uncharacterized protein LOC132067903, which encodes MDTIKQEKVRRFEEFVDRRLKPDLVHAIAQRDKVFEQQKIFSDLRSNIENLEKNSVTNLRTLVNLGSEVYMQADVPDTTRICVDVGLGFHVEFTWSEALNYISAREEKIARQIEEYTRLIASIKAQIKMVCEGIRELLQLPAEPAY